A DNA window from Patescibacteria group bacterium contains the following coding sequences:
- a CDS encoding PrgI family protein codes for MGLVLRRADLINFGTADLLLYFGINVIISLEINLEGILRFKVPQNIDMQDRILGPLTMVQFIYAVVGFGICYAIFSAIPAPLSYLLVIPIGLFVVCLDFVKVNERPFLNFFMSAIQFAGSPKQRFWSQGSDSDMEVEIYQAQVQQTTHPHKDISHAEIEALAGKIDTISGKQMIER; via the coding sequence TTGGGATTAGTACTTCGCCGAGCTGACCTTATAAATTTTGGCACGGCTGATCTGTTGCTGTACTTTGGTATCAATGTTATAATTTCCCTAGAGATTAATTTGGAGGGGATATTGAGATTTAAGGTTCCGCAAAATATCGACATGCAGGATCGCATTTTGGGGCCACTGACCATGGTTCAATTTATCTATGCCGTGGTCGGATTTGGCATTTGCTACGCTATATTCTCGGCCATACCTGCGCCGCTCTCCTATCTGCTGGTCATACCAATCGGCCTTTTTGTCGTATGTCTCGATTTCGTCAAGGTCAACGAGAGGCCTTTCCTAAACTTTTTCATGTCAGCGATCCAATTCGCCGGTTCGCCCAAACAAAGGTTTTGGAGCCAGGGCAGCGATTCAGATATGGAAGTGGAGATTTATCAAGCCCAAGTCCAACAAACAACCCATCCACACAAAGATATTAGCCACGCCGAGATCGAAGCCCTGGCTGGGAAAATAGACACTATTTCAGGCAAACAGATGATTGAAAGATAG